From Vreelandella neptunia, the proteins below share one genomic window:
- a CDS encoding OmpH family outer membrane protein, giving the protein MRRLTAVVCLLGAMILPAHAAEVAVLDWRAALMNTQSAQASMSTLEGQIGNQQREAQNLGNELQQLQQRLQNEGETMAQSQRESLISELQEKGSRFEQLRREVMQAQQSSEQQFLESAEPKLEQAVAQVLERHGIDVLVEPQGVLHSGVDLPNVTDEVTQIFDTLN; this is encoded by the coding sequence ATGCGTAGACTAACAGCGGTGGTATGCCTGTTGGGCGCGATGATTTTGCCCGCTCACGCGGCAGAAGTAGCGGTATTAGACTGGCGAGCAGCATTGATGAATACCCAGTCGGCACAGGCCTCAATGAGTACTCTGGAAGGGCAGATCGGCAATCAGCAGCGTGAAGCACAGAACCTGGGTAATGAGCTACAGCAATTACAGCAGCGTTTGCAGAACGAAGGCGAAACCATGGCTCAGTCTCAGCGTGAGTCGCTGATTAGCGAACTACAAGAGAAGGGCAGTCGTTTTGAGCAGCTTCGCCGGGAAGTCATGCAGGCCCAGCAGAGCTCTGAGCAGCAGTTTTTAGAAAGCGCTGAACCGAAGTTAGAGCAAGCCGTCGCTCAGGTACTGGAACGCCACGGTATTGATGTACTGGTTGAGCCCCAGGGCGTACTGCACTCAGGTGTGGATCTGCCCAATGTGACCGACGAAGTCACGCAGATTTTTGATACCCTGAACTAA